The proteins below are encoded in one region of Streptomyces marianii:
- a CDS encoding ATP-binding protein → MGSGTRSCDAPSDEMESGRGLDLLEALASSWGVATVGDRGKWVWFQLPGA, encoded by the coding sequence ATGGGCTCCGGAACCCGCTCCTGCGACGCGCCCTCCGACGAGATGGAGTCGGGGCGCGGCCTGGACCTGCTGGAGGCCCTGGCCTCGTCCTGGGGCGTGGCCACGGTGGGTGACCGCGGCAAGTGGGTGTGGTTCCAGCTGCCGGGGGCCTGA